In Kitasatospora sp. NA04385, a single genomic region encodes these proteins:
- a CDS encoding PTS glucose transporter subunit IIA, whose amino-acid sequence MTTVTSPLAGRAVGLANVPDPVFAGAMVGPGTAIDPLREPIDAVAPVDGQVVSMHPHAFVVMDENGHGVLTHLGIDTVQLNGEGFELLVHKGDRVKRGQPVIKWNPAAVEAAGKSPISPIVALEASAEQLSGVAESGEVTAGGELFIWN is encoded by the coding sequence ATGACCACTGTCACGTCGCCGCTCGCCGGCCGCGCTGTCGGCCTCGCCAACGTTCCCGACCCGGTGTTCGCCGGAGCCATGGTCGGGCCGGGGACGGCGATCGATCCGTTGCGGGAGCCGATCGACGCGGTGGCTCCGGTGGACGGGCAGGTGGTGTCGATGCACCCGCACGCGTTCGTGGTAATGGACGAGAACGGGCACGGGGTGCTGACGCACCTGGGGATCGACACCGTGCAGCTCAACGGGGAGGGGTTCGAGCTGCTGGTGCACAAGGGGGACCGGGTGAAGCGGGGGCAGCCGGTGATCAAGTGGAACCCGGCGGCGGTGGAGGCCGCGGGGAAGTCGCCGATCTCGCCGATCGTGGCGCTGGAGGCGTCGGCGGAGCAGTTGAGCGGGGTGGCGGAGTCCGGTGAGGTCACGGCCGGCGGCGAGCTGTTCATCTGGAACTGA
- the ptsP gene encoding phosphoenolpyruvate--protein phosphotransferase yields MERTLRGVGVSHGVAIGQVRHMGTAVLEPPVAQVSAEEVPREQARAQAAVDAVAADLTARGNLAGGEAQAVLEAQALMAQDPELLADVNRRIESGSSAERGVYDAFAAYRELLAAAGEYLAGRVADLDDVRNRIVARLLGVPMPGVPDSDEPYVLLARDLAPADTALLDPSLVLGFVTEEGGPTSHSAILARAMGVPAVVALAGATELAEGVVVAVDGSSGEVLVEPAAERQEELRRQAAERRAALAASTGPGRTSDGFMVPLLANVGGPADVPAALENGAEGVGLFRTEFLFLDDSAKAPGEDKQVEAYRKVLEAFPGARVVVRVLDAGADKPLEFLTPGDEPNPALGVRGLRTLLEHPEVLRSQLRALARAAEGLTVRLEVMAPMVADGVDARAFAAACREVGLDAKYGAMVEIPSAALRAGAILREVEFLSLGTNDLAQYAFAADRQVGSLARLQDPWQPALLDLIAAAAGAAKAAGKSCGVCGEAAADPVLACVLTGLGVTSLSMGAASIPYVRSALGRATLAQCQRAAEAARAADTAEEARAAAERVLSGR; encoded by the coding sequence ATGGAGCGGACGCTGCGGGGCGTGGGGGTCAGCCACGGGGTCGCCATCGGGCAGGTGCGGCACATGGGGACGGCGGTGCTGGAGCCGCCGGTGGCCCAGGTGTCGGCCGAGGAGGTGCCGCGGGAGCAGGCCCGGGCGCAGGCCGCGGTGGACGCGGTGGCGGCGGACCTGACCGCGCGCGGGAACCTGGCCGGTGGTGAGGCGCAGGCGGTGCTGGAGGCGCAGGCGCTGATGGCGCAGGACCCGGAGCTGCTGGCGGACGTGAACCGGCGGATCGAGTCGGGGAGCAGCGCGGAGCGCGGGGTGTACGACGCGTTCGCGGCGTACCGGGAGCTGCTGGCGGCGGCGGGTGAGTACCTGGCGGGGCGGGTGGCGGACCTGGACGACGTGCGGAACCGGATCGTGGCGCGGCTGCTGGGGGTGCCGATGCCGGGGGTGCCGGACAGCGACGAGCCGTACGTGCTGCTGGCGCGGGACCTGGCGCCGGCGGACACGGCGCTGCTGGACCCGTCGCTGGTGCTGGGGTTCGTGACCGAGGAGGGCGGGCCGACGTCGCACAGCGCGATCCTGGCCCGGGCGATGGGGGTGCCGGCGGTGGTGGCGCTGGCGGGGGCGACGGAGTTGGCGGAGGGGGTGGTGGTGGCGGTCGACGGGTCGTCGGGCGAGGTGCTGGTGGAGCCGGCGGCGGAGCGGCAGGAGGAGTTGCGCCGGCAGGCGGCGGAGCGGCGGGCGGCGTTGGCGGCTTCGACCGGGCCGGGGCGGACGTCGGACGGGTTCATGGTGCCGTTGCTGGCGAACGTGGGCGGTCCGGCGGACGTGCCGGCGGCGTTGGAGAACGGGGCGGAGGGCGTCGGGCTGTTCCGGACGGAGTTCCTGTTCCTGGACGATTCGGCGAAGGCGCCGGGCGAGGACAAGCAGGTCGAGGCGTACCGGAAGGTGCTGGAGGCGTTCCCGGGGGCCCGGGTGGTGGTGCGGGTGCTGGACGCGGGGGCGGACAAGCCGTTGGAGTTCCTGACGCCGGGGGACGAGCCGAATCCGGCGCTGGGGGTGCGCGGGCTGCGGACGCTGCTGGAGCACCCGGAGGTGCTGCGGTCGCAGTTGCGGGCGCTGGCCCGGGCGGCGGAGGGGTTGACGGTGCGCCTGGAGGTGATGGCGCCGATGGTGGCGGACGGGGTGGACGCGCGGGCGTTCGCGGCGGCCTGCCGGGAGGTGGGGTTGGACGCGAAGTACGGGGCGATGGTGGAGATCCCGTCGGCGGCGCTGCGGGCAGGGGCGATCCTGCGGGAGGTGGAGTTCCTGTCGCTGGGGACGAACGACCTGGCGCAGTACGCGTTCGCGGCGGACCGGCAGGTGGGGTCGTTGGCGCGGTTGCAGGATCCGTGGCAGCCGGCGCTGCTGGATCTGATCGCGGCGGCGGCGGGGGCGGCGAAGGCGGCCGGGAAGAGCTGCGGGGTGTGCGGGGAGGCGGCGGCGGACCCGGTGCTGGCGTGCGTGCTGACGGGGCTCGGGGTGACCAGCCTGTCGATGGGTGCGGCGTCGATCCCGTACGTGCGGTCGGCGCTGGGGCGGGCGACGTTGGCGCAGTGCCAGCGGGCGGCGGAGGCGGCGCGGGCGGCGGACACGGCCGAGGAGGCGCGGGCGGCGGCGGAGCGGGTGCTGTCCGGCCGGTAG
- a CDS encoding UbiA family prenyltransferase, with the protein MEHLVLPAAPEAAPVPWRAYARLAKLDIWDYYLSVPLAAALALASGAGAGAGTGLAVLVLFLGGEVAMSAAMCTFDDVTGYRDGSDAVNYGPDAPARRLARKPLVAGTLTERQAIRFGWAAVAACVLCWAAAVAAAPARPGWAVAGTAALAVFGFQYTWWLRISYNGFQELFLAALGWFFVLPLYGLLTGRADGFAVVQALVFGLGPLLFGVYSNTNDIAGDRAVGRKTAAVLLPPRGNAAFVAGCSALEAVLLVGSAVTGFAPWWFPLVMAPVVALRARQWVLGFVRGEILLARRLGIRLHRVCCALLVGVDLALVVFGGAL; encoded by the coding sequence GTGGAGCACCTCGTACTTCCCGCTGCCCCCGAGGCGGCCCCGGTCCCCTGGCGGGCGTACGCCAGGCTGGCCAAGCTCGACATCTGGGACTACTACCTGAGCGTCCCGCTGGCGGCCGCGCTGGCGCTGGCCTCCGGGGCGGGGGCCGGGGCCGGGACGGGCCTGGCGGTGCTGGTGCTGTTCCTGGGCGGCGAGGTCGCGATGAGCGCGGCCATGTGCACCTTCGACGACGTCACCGGCTACCGGGACGGCAGCGACGCGGTGAACTACGGGCCGGACGCGCCGGCCCGGCGGCTGGCCCGCAAGCCGCTGGTGGCGGGCACCCTGACGGAGCGCCAGGCGATCAGGTTCGGCTGGGCGGCCGTCGCGGCGTGCGTGCTGTGCTGGGCGGCGGCCGTCGCGGCGGCCCCGGCCCGGCCCGGGTGGGCGGTGGCCGGGACGGCGGCGCTGGCGGTGTTCGGCTTCCAGTACACCTGGTGGCTGCGGATCAGCTACAACGGCTTCCAGGAGCTCTTCCTCGCCGCCCTCGGCTGGTTCTTCGTGCTGCCGCTGTACGGGCTGCTGACCGGCCGGGCGGACGGCTTCGCGGTGGTGCAGGCGCTGGTGTTCGGGCTGGGCCCGCTGCTGTTCGGCGTGTACTCCAACACCAACGACATCGCCGGCGACCGGGCGGTGGGCCGGAAGACCGCCGCGGTGCTGCTCCCGCCGCGCGGCAACGCGGCGTTCGTGGCCGGGTGTTCGGCGCTGGAGGCGGTGCTGCTGGTGGGCTCGGCGGTGACCGGGTTCGCCCCCTGGTGGTTCCCGCTGGTGATGGCGCCGGTGGTCGCGCTGCGGGCCAGGCAGTGGGTGCTCGGGTTCGTCCGCGGCGAGATCCTGCTCGCCCGCCGGTTGGGCATCCGGCTGCACCGGGTGTGCTGCGCGCTGCTGGTGGGCGTGGACCTGGCGCTCGTGGTGTTCGGCGGTGCGCTGTGA
- a CDS encoding NAD(P)/FAD-dependent oxidoreductase, with amino-acid sequence MTVAYDVVIVGGGHNGLVAAGYLGRAGLRVLVLERLGHVGGAAVSERAFAGVDARLSRYSYLVSLLPRRILADLGVRVELRRRRISSYTPWERDGRVGGLLVDGGDERRTAESFRELTGGEREFAAWREFYGMTGRVAERVFPSLTEPLPSWAELRARVDDPVAWAELFERPLGEALERRFADDVVRGVVLTDALIGTFSHAHDPSLRQNRCFLYHVVGGGTGDWDVPVGGMGAVTGALAEAALAGGAELRTGCEVVAVDPGGAAGPAEVGYLDADGVQRRVGAHRVLCNAAPVELARLLGGSGGGGERPEGAQLKVNMLLRRLPRLRDGAVDVRDAFGGTFHVAESYRELEGAYREAAAGRLPSPAPSEIYCHSLADRSILGPGVSAGAQTLTLFGLQVPARLFAGDPAGVREAALAGVLAALDGVLAEPLADCLAVDGEGRPCLEVRGPLDLEADLRLPGGNIFHRELAFPFADGDGDGDGDAGRWGVGTGHPRVLVCGAGAVRGGGVSGIPGHNAAMAVLGR; translated from the coding sequence ATGACGGTGGCTTATGACGTGGTGATCGTGGGCGGCGGGCACAACGGGCTGGTGGCGGCCGGGTACCTGGGGCGGGCCGGGCTGCGGGTGCTGGTGCTGGAGCGGCTGGGGCACGTGGGCGGGGCGGCGGTGTCGGAGCGGGCGTTCGCGGGGGTGGACGCGCGGCTGTCGCGGTACTCGTACCTGGTGAGCCTGTTGCCGCGGCGGATCCTGGCGGACCTGGGGGTGCGGGTGGAGCTGCGGCGGCGGCGGATCTCCTCGTACACGCCGTGGGAGCGGGACGGGCGGGTCGGGGGGCTGCTGGTGGACGGCGGGGACGAGCGGCGGACGGCCGAGTCGTTCCGTGAACTGACGGGCGGGGAACGGGAGTTCGCGGCGTGGCGGGAGTTCTACGGGATGACCGGGCGGGTGGCGGAGCGGGTGTTCCCGTCGTTGACGGAGCCGCTGCCGTCGTGGGCGGAGCTGCGGGCGCGGGTGGACGATCCGGTGGCGTGGGCGGAGTTGTTCGAGCGGCCGCTGGGCGAGGCGCTGGAGCGGCGGTTCGCGGACGACGTGGTGCGGGGGGTGGTGCTGACGGACGCGCTGATCGGGACGTTCTCGCACGCGCACGACCCTTCGCTGCGGCAGAACCGGTGCTTCCTCTACCACGTGGTGGGCGGCGGGACGGGTGACTGGGACGTGCCGGTGGGCGGGATGGGGGCGGTGACCGGGGCGCTGGCGGAGGCGGCGCTGGCGGGCGGGGCCGAGCTGCGGACGGGGTGCGAGGTGGTGGCGGTGGACCCGGGGGGTGCGGCGGGGCCGGCCGAGGTCGGGTACCTGGACGCGGACGGGGTGCAGCGGCGGGTGGGGGCGCACCGGGTGCTGTGCAACGCGGCGCCGGTGGAGCTGGCGCGGCTGCTGGGCGGGTCGGGCGGTGGCGGGGAGCGGCCGGAGGGGGCGCAGCTGAAGGTGAACATGCTGCTGCGCCGGCTGCCGCGGCTGCGGGACGGGGCGGTGGACGTGCGGGACGCGTTCGGGGGGACGTTCCACGTCGCGGAGTCGTACCGGGAGTTGGAGGGGGCGTACCGGGAGGCGGCGGCGGGGCGGCTGCCCTCCCCCGCGCCGTCGGAGATCTACTGCCACTCGCTGGCGGACCGGTCGATCCTGGGGCCGGGGGTGTCGGCGGGGGCGCAGACGCTGACGCTGTTCGGGTTGCAGGTGCCGGCGCGACTGTTCGCCGGGGACCCGGCGGGGGTGCGGGAGGCGGCGCTGGCGGGGGTGCTGGCGGCGTTGGACGGGGTGCTGGCGGAGCCGTTGGCGGACTGCCTGGCGGTGGACGGGGAGGGGCGGCCGTGCCTGGAGGTGCGCGGGCCGCTGGACCTGGAGGCGGACCTGCGGTTGCCGGGCGGGAACATCTTCCACCGGGAGCTGGCGTTCCCGTTCGCCGACGGGGACGGGGACGGGGACGGGGACGCGGGGCGGTGGGGGGTGGGGACCGGGCACCCGCGGGTGCTGGTGTGCGGGGCCGGGGCGGTGCGCGGGGGCGGGGTGAGCGGGATTCCGGGGCACAACGCGGCGATGGCGGTGCTGGGGCGCTGA
- a CDS encoding class I adenylate-forming enzyme family protein, producing MTGGAGTLVRRLPLDLGPLFETLAEQRPSVDVRLGRPLDLAPERGTAYDTAALAELVRETAAWLVAAGAGPGSSVAVVKRNHWDYVLLACAAARIGAVPALLSDRVPPDALGSLLRRLRPDMLVTQRDVLGGARAAGVEPTALARRTVCLDGPCEGALPVDELRGGPVPAVRGRGEDEPLAVIHTSGTTGVPKLVVHSTRTLIRRLSAFEARPWPVLSVRREDTVASAISFAHGRALTWTVSAFWRAPRTVALLPDSDPSTAAALLRSHPPTVLEALPSSYVRWQPLAGSAPGANPFRDVRLFISTFDAMHPPTVRAFLDATRRRRPLWMQGWGQSETGPLSFRFLTRGALAAAGGRHPTTRDLGRPVPGWVRVKVADPGRPGRTVRPGRTGMLYARTGALCLGYLDEPERWGRKLDGGWFNTGDLGSRTRDGRVFVLDREVDMVPGMSCVEIEDVLHERLPDVEEAVLLSVADGRPQPVLVTSGGGLDPARWRAAVHDLPPLAEPLVVGWDEVPRTATGKVRRHELRARVLAGSTPIGTGLWT from the coding sequence GTGACCGGCGGGGCGGGGACGCTGGTCCGGCGGCTGCCGCTCGACCTGGGGCCGCTGTTCGAGACGCTGGCCGAGCAGCGCCCGTCGGTGGACGTCCGGCTGGGCCGCCCGCTGGACCTGGCGCCGGAGCGGGGCACCGCGTACGACACCGCCGCTCTGGCCGAGCTGGTGCGGGAGACCGCGGCCTGGCTGGTGGCCGCCGGGGCGGGGCCCGGGTCCTCGGTGGCGGTGGTCAAGCGCAACCACTGGGACTACGTGCTGCTGGCCTGCGCGGCGGCCCGGATCGGGGCGGTGCCGGCGCTGCTGTCGGACCGGGTGCCGCCGGACGCCCTGGGCTCGCTGCTGCGGCGGCTGCGGCCGGACATGCTGGTCACCCAGCGGGACGTGCTGGGCGGGGCGCGGGCCGCCGGGGTCGAGCCGACCGCGCTCGCGCGCCGGACGGTGTGCCTGGACGGGCCGTGCGAGGGCGCGCTGCCGGTGGACGAGCTGCGCGGCGGGCCGGTGCCCGCGGTGCGCGGCCGCGGGGAGGACGAGCCGCTGGCGGTGATCCACACCTCCGGCACCACCGGCGTCCCCAAGCTGGTGGTGCACTCCACCCGGACGCTGATCCGGCGGCTGTCCGCGTTCGAGGCGCGGCCCTGGCCGGTGCTGTCGGTGCGCCGCGAGGACACCGTGGCGAGCGCCATCTCCTTCGCCCACGGGCGGGCCCTGACCTGGACGGTCAGCGCGTTCTGGCGGGCGCCGAGGACCGTCGCGCTGCTGCCCGACTCCGACCCGTCGACGGCCGCCGCGCTGCTGCGCAGCCACCCGCCGACCGTCCTGGAGGCGCTGCCGTCCAGCTACGTGCGCTGGCAGCCGCTGGCGGGCTCGGCCCCGGGGGCCAACCCGTTCCGGGACGTGCGGCTGTTCATCTCGACCTTCGACGCGATGCACCCGCCGACCGTGCGGGCGTTCCTGGACGCCACCCGGCGGCGGCGCCCGCTGTGGATGCAGGGGTGGGGGCAGAGCGAGACCGGGCCGCTGAGCTTCCGGTTCCTGACCCGCGGGGCGCTGGCCGCGGCCGGCGGGCGGCACCCGACCACCCGCGACCTGGGGCGCCCGGTGCCCGGCTGGGTGCGGGTGAAGGTCGCCGACCCCGGCCGGCCCGGGCGCACGGTGCGGCCCGGCCGGACCGGGATGCTGTACGCCCGCACCGGAGCGCTGTGCCTGGGCTACCTGGACGAGCCGGAGCGCTGGGGGCGCAAGCTCGACGGCGGCTGGTTCAACACCGGCGACCTCGGCAGCCGCACCCGCGACGGCCGGGTCTTCGTGCTGGACCGCGAGGTCGACATGGTGCCCGGGATGAGCTGCGTCGAGATCGAGGACGTGCTGCACGAGCGGCTGCCGGACGTCGAGGAGGCGGTGCTGCTGTCGGTCGCCGACGGCCGCCCGCAGCCGGTGCTGGTCACCTCCGGCGGCGGGCTCGACCCGGCGCGCTGGCGGGCCGCGGTGCACGACCTGCCGCCGCTGGCCGAGCCGCTGGTGGTCGGCTGGGACGAGGTGCCGCGGACCGCCACCGGGAAGGTGCGGCGGCACGAGCTGCGCGCCCGGGTGCTGGCCGGGAGCACCCCGATCGGGACCGGACTGTGGACGTGA
- a CDS encoding acetoacetate--CoA ligase produces MSTPPTPQDQQHPHPEPLWRPDPARAAASRLVDFQRWAAEHHGAPAAPLAPVTTDAEAATRYADLHRWSTEDLTRFWTAVTEYFDVRFHTPPTAVLAEPATMPGAQWFPGATLNYAEHALRAAEDPANADRPAVLHLDERSTGPTATTWSELRRQVGSLAAALRANGVRPGDRVSAYLPNIPQAAVALLATAAVGATWTSCAPDFGARSVLDRLQQIEPTVLFAVDGYHYGGKDHDRTGVVAELRRELPTLNTVIHVPLLGTPAPAGTLRYDDLVADDTEPVFEPVPFDHPLWVLYSSGTTGLPKAIVQSQGGILVEHLKQAALHLDLGPDDRFLWYTSTGWMMWNFLLAGLLTGSTIVTYDGSPGHPDTGALWSVAARTRATVLGTSAAYVIASRKADLHPGRDLDLSAVRCLGTTGSPLPPDGFQWIYDEVGSDLWLASVSGGTDVCSCFVGGVPTLPVHLGEIQAPCLGAAVESWDTDGRPHTDTVGELVVTKPLPSMPTGFWNDPDGHRYHDSYFDTYPGTWRHGDWITATSRGTVVIHGRSDSTLNRQGVRMGSADIYEVVERLPEIAESLVIGLEEPDGGYWMPLFVVLAPGAELDEDLTARIRTSLRTELSPRHVPDEVITVAGLPHTLTGKRLEVPVKRLLGGTPLTRAVNPGSVDNLDHLRFFEQLATTRKQP; encoded by the coding sequence GTGAGCACCCCTCCGACCCCCCAGGACCAGCAGCACCCGCACCCCGAGCCGCTCTGGCGCCCCGACCCCGCCCGGGCCGCCGCCAGCCGCCTGGTCGACTTCCAGCGCTGGGCCGCCGAACACCACGGCGCCCCCGCCGCCCCGCTCGCACCGGTCACCACCGACGCCGAGGCCGCCACCCGCTACGCCGACCTGCACCGCTGGTCCACCGAGGACCTCACCCGCTTCTGGACGGCCGTCACCGAGTACTTCGACGTCCGCTTCCACACCCCGCCCACCGCCGTCCTCGCCGAACCCGCCACCATGCCCGGCGCGCAGTGGTTCCCCGGCGCCACCCTCAACTACGCCGAACACGCCCTGCGCGCCGCCGAGGACCCGGCCAACGCCGACCGCCCCGCCGTCCTCCACCTGGACGAGCGCAGCACCGGGCCGACCGCCACCACCTGGTCCGAGCTCCGCCGCCAGGTCGGCTCCCTCGCCGCCGCCCTGCGCGCGAACGGCGTCCGCCCCGGCGACCGGGTCAGCGCCTACCTGCCCAACATCCCGCAGGCCGCCGTCGCCCTCCTCGCCACCGCCGCCGTCGGCGCCACCTGGACCAGCTGCGCCCCCGACTTCGGCGCCCGCAGCGTCCTCGACCGCCTCCAGCAGATCGAGCCCACCGTCCTGTTCGCCGTCGACGGCTACCACTACGGCGGCAAGGACCACGACCGCACCGGGGTCGTCGCCGAACTCCGCCGCGAACTCCCCACCCTGAACACCGTCATCCACGTCCCCCTGCTCGGCACCCCCGCCCCCGCGGGCACCCTCCGGTACGACGACCTGGTCGCGGACGACACCGAACCCGTCTTCGAGCCCGTCCCCTTCGACCACCCGCTCTGGGTCCTCTACTCCTCCGGCACCACCGGCCTCCCCAAGGCCATCGTGCAGAGCCAGGGCGGCATCCTGGTCGAACACCTCAAGCAGGCCGCCCTCCACCTCGACCTCGGCCCCGACGACCGGTTCCTCTGGTACACCTCCACCGGCTGGATGATGTGGAACTTCCTGCTGGCCGGCCTGCTCACCGGCAGCACGATCGTCACCTACGACGGCAGCCCCGGACACCCCGACACCGGCGCCCTCTGGTCGGTCGCCGCCCGCACCCGCGCCACCGTCCTCGGCACCTCCGCCGCCTACGTCATCGCCAGCCGCAAGGCCGACCTGCACCCCGGCCGCGACCTCGACCTCTCCGCCGTCCGCTGCCTCGGCACCACCGGCTCCCCGCTCCCGCCCGACGGCTTCCAGTGGATCTACGACGAGGTCGGCTCCGACCTCTGGCTCGCCTCCGTCAGCGGCGGCACCGACGTCTGCTCCTGCTTCGTCGGCGGCGTCCCCACCCTCCCCGTCCACCTCGGCGAGATCCAGGCCCCCTGCCTCGGCGCCGCCGTCGAGTCCTGGGACACCGACGGCCGGCCGCACACCGACACCGTCGGCGAACTCGTCGTCACCAAGCCCCTGCCGTCCATGCCCACCGGCTTCTGGAACGACCCCGACGGCCACCGCTACCACGACAGCTACTTCGACACCTACCCCGGCACCTGGCGCCACGGCGACTGGATCACCGCCACCTCCCGCGGCACCGTCGTCATCCACGGCCGCTCCGACTCCACCCTCAACCGCCAGGGCGTCCGGATGGGCTCCGCCGACATCTACGAGGTCGTCGAACGCCTCCCCGAGATCGCCGAGTCCCTGGTCATCGGCCTCGAAGAACCCGACGGCGGCTACTGGATGCCGCTGTTCGTCGTCCTCGCCCCCGGCGCCGAACTCGACGAGGACCTCACCGCCCGCATCCGCACCTCGCTGCGCACCGAACTCTCCCCGCGGCACGTCCCCGACGAGGTGATCACCGTCGCCGGCCTCCCGCACACCCTCACCGGCAAGCGCCTCGAAGTCCCGGTCAAGCGCCTGCTCGGCGGCACCCCCCTCACCCGGGCGGTCAACCCCGGCTCCGTCGACAACCTCGACCACCTGCGCTTCTTCGAGCAGCTCGCCACCACCCGCAAGCAGCCCTGA
- a CDS encoding NUDIX domain-containing protein, with protein MTTQPSARPAPFGPHTHCHWCGAPYPDGTRNWPRTCPGCGEISYRNPLPVTVALLPVHHPDGDTRLTVIRRTIEPGYGLLALPGGYVDYGESWQQAAVRELREETGIPADPADARLVATDSDTRGGFLCLFALFPARDLADLPPSVPTDETEGWQLATADTPLAFPFHTRVAGAWFDGEYLHL; from the coding sequence ATGACGACCCAGCCGTCCGCCCGCCCCGCCCCCTTCGGCCCGCACACCCACTGCCACTGGTGCGGAGCGCCCTACCCGGACGGCACCCGGAACTGGCCCCGCACCTGCCCCGGCTGCGGCGAGATCAGCTACCGCAACCCGCTCCCGGTCACCGTCGCGCTGCTCCCGGTCCACCACCCCGACGGCGACACCCGGCTGACCGTCATCCGCCGCACCATCGAACCCGGCTACGGCCTGCTCGCCCTGCCCGGCGGCTACGTCGACTACGGCGAGAGCTGGCAGCAGGCCGCCGTCCGCGAACTGCGCGAGGAGACCGGCATCCCGGCCGACCCCGCCGACGCCCGGCTGGTCGCCACCGACTCCGACACCCGCGGCGGCTTCCTCTGCCTGTTCGCGCTCTTCCCGGCCCGCGACCTGGCCGACCTGCCGCCCTCCGTCCCCACCGACGAGACCGAGGGCTGGCAACTCGCCACCGCCGACACCCCGCTCGCCTTCCCCTTCCACACCCGGGTCGCCGGCGCCTGGTTCGACGGCGAGTACCTGCACCTCTGA